The following nucleotide sequence is from Corylus avellana chromosome ca7, CavTom2PMs-1.0.
aataaaaaggtggttGAACACTTGAACTAGAAGAGCTGGGGCCCACAAGTGGTGGTGTCAAACTAGGCGGGTTTTGTCTAGGGGACCTAGTGGTGGTTCGATTACCCTAGGGGGGAAGGGTTTTTTGTCCACCCCTAGAATTAaaatggggggggggggggttgcaGATAACCTCTACTAGGGTCGTACATGCGGTGACGGTTGCAGTTATTTTCTCcccccaaattaaaaataagagtgCTTGTAACTTTGTTGGGGTGGTTTGATCatccaaaatgaaaatttagaGGGGAGGGGGTTGTCGAACCACTCCCACATCTGTTGGAATGGTTTGACaaccttaaaaattaaaaaagaaatgaggGGCTAGCTGAACCATCAATATAGATTGTAGGGCtggttcgaccaccccaaaATGAACAAGGAGTGATCTACAACCCTAGCGCATCTATAGCGGTGCAGTTCGGCcaccactttttatttttgtttttatttattaattttaaaggtattttagGGAGAAAAACACCAAATGAGTGATGTATGGTGCATGTGACTACTTTTCAAATTATGTTGATGTCAGTTTCTAATGGAGTAGTAGTTTGAAGTACTTAGTGGTGTAAGTAAAAAAGTAATCATAGTGAGGGAGCTACAGCACTGTATTATCTCCCAAGAATAATGTTTAAACGACTAGAAATTGTTTTCTTAGAAACTTAATTGGCACTTGACATAAatgataatataaataattaagaaaaatatgttaaatgAGCACCATGTAAAATTGTGAGATCAAATTTTACTTCTAAACTATATGCACAATTTACTTTATACATACTGCAGTTGCGAGCATTTATTTTGGAATTTTCCAAACATGGTCACTACTTCATTCACAGCCACttggattttgtatttttgtttctttaagaGAATCATTGCACCAGGATTCAATAAAGAAAGCATATGTTTATTGATTTTAATACTATTATATGCTAACCCTATCCCAAGCATAACCCCAAAACAACCCCAAATTAAGGAAGTAAGCTACTACATAGCATTAGTTTTATGGCTGAAAACACTTCCCACCAGCTTTCTGTCCCACTTTGTAGAAAAGCAAAAGCAGGAATACTAAATAAATGaaacaagaaaggaaagagaagaaacatATATGCAAAGTTTCTGAACCCCTCCGATCTATAAAATTCTTTTGAGAATATCATAGACTTCTGTTTGTTCAACCTCATCAAGAAAGCGAACAGAAGTCTCAATGCTTTTGCAAAGGCTTGTTTGGGTGCACATACATACAAAGTGAAGAGagaaagtaaaagagaaaaagaaggaattccttttttcctttgtgGCATGAATTGAAGTGTGTTTTACAGAGCTCATCAGTGCACCAAATGATGGCTCGAAACCCTAACTGGTGGAGCATGCATCCACCATCTCTCTTTCCTCAATATGCGCTTGGATCAGCTTCGCTTCCTTTGAATCCCTTGGCAGATGACCAAGACCCTCCACAGTCATGGAGCCAACTACTACTGTAACTAATTaccctctctctttttatttttttatttttttatgaatgaattCTTTTATACCAACCAAATAAGGATTATAGCAGACAACCTGCTGAAACACAAGATGCCATCAAAAGCACCTCACAAACAAACTGGCTTCAATGCATTGTTTCATAGGATTTTCATTATGTTTTCAAGTTTTtgctaaactatatatatatacatataccaaCTTTCGTTTCTCATATATGGGTTTCATTTTGTTGATTGTTTTCAGAGGAGGATTGTCGGCAGGCGACGAAGATAAGTTTGTTATGAAtcattttcaaccaaaaaagtTAGAGAATTGGGAGGACCAAATCTTAAATCCATCTCCAAGGGTTCCTATTGTTGATGTAATAAAGCAAGAAGTTTCCCAAAACAGCAATTTTTTTGGTCACGGAGATGAAGATTTTCAGCCACCTAGATCTGCTTGCTCCCAAATGATGCCAGTTTCTTCCCCTAGGTCGTGTGTTACCAGTttcacaaataataataataataataacaataataatatattcgACTTCTCTTATAACAAGGTGGATGCCAGGAATCAACATCCAGATCAGTCATCTGaggtaaaatttatttatttatttattttgtgtgttagaattatttgttttctaaacATGTATTTTCTGTTTCACTAGAGTAGTGGCACAGCCAGTGGTGGGGTATATAAGAAGGCTAAGCTTGTGTCCTCTTCAAGCCAACCGCCTCTAAAGGTGACATAGAATCTCTGTGTCTTTCTTGATTGTCTGTTTCTTGAAGCATGTGTTATTCTTCTGCTAGTAAGTAGTGGCCATCCATCAACAGAATGAgggaaaagaaaaccaagtgATATTATTTCTGGTTTTCCTTATGTTTATTGTGAGGCAGGTCAGAAAGGAGAAGCTTGGTGATAGAATAACAGCCCTTCACCAGCTCGTTTCCCCATTTGGAAAGGTAAACTACTTCTCCACCCACACTCAACGCAAAGCTAGCGCGCAAACAAGtggttttcttaattttttattttatttttttaaatgtccacacaaaggaaggggagggggattcgaattagtaacttctgtttcatgaggtgtggtctatagccgattgagttaccccttagGGACAACAAgtgattttctttattttgcttttttgttaaattatcactttttttttttttcaaaagtttaagtcgATAGGAAtgggtaaatttaattacttaatcaatacttaAACCGGACTCTTATTAATACTTGTTAGAGCATCTCCTTGCATATTATTTATTACTTTACTATTACtactttttcaaaacaaatttcaaacagattttttactttattatctattttctttgaatattatttcaaagtattatttttttattattttcttaaaccaTCCGgagagaaatgattaaaaataaataaataataagctATAATGCTTGCCTAAAAATAAGTgttataaataagaaaaagacaagCTGCTAGATGTGATTTTTACCTCATATTAATATGGAAGTTTTAAAGCATCTGTTGGAGATACTCTCAGTTCTTTTACCTCTTTTCCTCATTTGTGCTTCTGTTTTGACATTAAAGAAAGACGATAAAGATGAGTTGGGGTGTGCTGGTGTTTCCCTTTTGCAGACTGACACAGCTTCTGTCTTGCTAGAAGCCATTGGGTATATCAGATTCCTTCTGGGTCAAATTGAGGTGATGTTCCTTCTACATTTTGTGCTCTCCAAGCAACTTAGAATCAGTGAGAGCTAGCATGCAGTTAAAGTTTCAATAATTCATGCTTTTTCTACACATTCTTTAGTGATGGGAGTTATAAAATTTGTATGCATTCCTTGAATGCAGGCCCTCAGCTCCCCTTACTTGGGTAACGAATCAAAAAACTTAAGGAACCAGCAGTCTGTAAGTACCCCATGTTTACCATTTACCACTTCCCAATGCATAACTACaagaaattctctctctctctctctctctctctctcatacacacAAAGTAGGCACATGTTTTAGAGAGCATGTGTGACAAATTGTAGTTAAATTAAAGAAGATGAGAGAGATTGTTTTAGGTtcaaggagaaagaaagaggtatGCTTTATTGGATCCACCACGATCTTAAAAGCAAGTAAAGGAGGGTTTGCCATTGGAAAGCATCTTATGAAGTAAAATATTCCCTaagaaaagcataaaaagaACAAGGTTCTTAGCTTTATAAAACCTTTTGATCCATAAAGGTTAAATAGAGAAGTATAGTTTATGAGTGCCTAATTACTTTGGAGTACTCGATCATGAAAGGTTTTGAGAAAAGATAGAAAATTCTGagtttcttaattttgtttttccctATGTAGCTGTTGAATGAGAGCTGCCTCAAAAGGAAGGGAGCTCCTAACCAggtattctttctttcatctctttttaatgaaaggaaataattaatttcttcttcaattGACTTGCTcatcattataaatttattctttatcttaattattaattagtgTCATCTCCATcattgctattattattattattattattattattcttagtatataataatataaacaagaAAAGAAGTAGATTCTTGTTAATTTGAAGGGTATCAAAATCGAAAAGATTCTTATAATTTGGTGATATCAGGATACCCAAGAGAAGCCAAAAGAGCTAGGGAGTAGAGGGTTGTGCTTGGTTCCTGTGTCTTGCACTCAGCATGTGGGAAATGACATTAATGGGGCTGACTATTGGGCTCCGGCTTACGGCAGCACTAGTGGGttttaacaaattaatataattgtaGAGCATGGAATGATATAATATCATCATGAGCAGTCAGTCTGCAGTAATCTAAGGCTGTCTCCTCATGATGCTATATATGCATTCTCTCTAATTTCAGATAATCAAGCTTTTgtacccccttttttttttcatttcttttttctttatgccatatatatatgatgataaAAAGCTAGTAGCTTCATGTACGTACGGGAAGCTCCAATATTCACTATTTTGTAGGAAGAAtattgatctctctctctctctcggagctatatttcttcttctttttctttcttttatcatttcatGCCAGCGCGCTTCACctttaatttataattgaagGCAAACTaaatgagaaggaaaagaagtaCAATTCTTTTATACACTGACACACACTATGTTTTGTATGAATTGTATTAAAGAGTATAGTAATTTCTaacacccaataaaataatttaaaggttTATTATGatcaaataaagtaaataatttaaAGGATTTTTGAGATGAACTAAAATAATGCATCTGGGTACTCCCTCCTTTTGTGATAATTTTTCACAAGCTATTGTACCAAAAGAATATTCTCAGCAAATGTTTCGAAGAGGAATGAAAGCCAACTGATTAAAGCTAATAATTAGACCCTCCAAACAATGAATCATATGGTTGGCCAGGATCTTTGTTATACCTTTGTATAACACATTGCAGCAAGAAATAGGGCGGAAATCCCCCATAGAAGTGGGTTTTTCCTTCCTTGGAACTAAAGCTAGGATGGTAGATTTCGTACTCAGCAAGATACTCTTTTGCTCTAATAACACAACTAGCTTGCCCCCGAGAAGATACAACTTCTTTTTGAGCTATATCCGTTAAAACCCTCTCCCTAATACCTCCAAAAACTTCATGATTTTTGGCTTTGAGAACTCTCTTAACATATACCAGATTAGCATATCAACAGAACATAGGAGATCCTTCAACAGTACTAATTAATTCTCAAAAAGTCTTTATGCGTAGGCTAAAACCCAAAGTACTTAAAGGGTTTAGGTCCAAAATTCTTTACTTTACCAATGGAAATCATAGCAGAAGAGTAGAGTTGTCAGAGACACCCTCCCCTCTCATGGAATCCAACTTCAGtaagtgttgtgcaaatatttacctaaataatagttaaataaatgtacgttttactcacaagtgcacaagatcaaaacgatagtatagaaagcaagtacgagatcattctcacgaggattgtgataaattatgcttaaaaataattcataattaattaattgaatgaaACGAAATAAaagattgaatttaaataataagaatgaaatgatagggttttgatatccaccgttAATCATACtcgaataagataaacaatatgtcaatgttccaACCATATCAGGATagctaatgtttgccaacctaaagacatggtatctactaatTAAGCATcttcctaagcaatgaattatgcatgatatctactctaattcttttatttctcaaaggatttagcatgatatctACTAAGTTATTATtcaagaaagtataaatctatgaaaatcgacaaacacatgaagcctagagcatggtatctacttccggttctccatgttaattaatccaagaacctgtgatgggATTCTTTCGTCActctattaaacccaagactcggtcatccaaattgacttaaataacaaattcaAACCTCATGCATATAatgatcaagcacattcatctgaggaattcaataacataggaaataattaagttaagtatccaaaatataattgtagcaaaggtggcaatattgaaatcctaaagatgattagggcttcaatcaagccctaacTAAAgtattagctacacataattcGGATGAGAATCATCCtcataaaaagataaaaaggaaaagaagaaaccgaaaacaCTTCTTGAttgagcctccaattcctcttcCAAAGCTTGTATcagcttctctctcttttccccAAAGCTTGtagatattttttcaatgtttggAGGTCTATTTATTGGGATTAGGAGAACCTTAGAAGCCCTAGAACCCCTAGAAAAACCATAGGTCAGTTTCCTAGTCCAAATAGGAGATTGAAAACCCAATTTGAAGTGAAAAAGGAGTCTTGTCGCGTTCTGGGCTCTctagtgcgcttgagcgcaaaatgacatgcgctcgatcccaagcctccagcttttcccaaaaatgtattttaagcTTAGAACTTGCTAGAAacgcttgcttttcttcaaaatcctaaaaactgcaagaaaacacaaaaacaacacaaaacatcaaattataACGAAACGAAGAGAtcaacatatgtgaattaaggggctagAATGTGTAATattcagcacttatcacaccctcaaacttacatattgttagtctcttagcaatacaaaactgaaaattaaaagaacataaaacaaCAACTACTCTACCTCCTCTATTGTGGGAAacatgattgcatttagcatatgcaacaagctttttaaacccctaggcatccctagtaggacggtgagggtttaacataattgctacccacaaacattatgcaaaatcAAGCCATCCATAAGATTGAAGTATCACTTAAAacaatgattttcattcattagcaagtttaaatggataaacttcatcttcaaaatgaattggaattccaaAGTCTAACCACTTACAAATGACAAGCtgaggcatcacaagttcaatttagtgtaaagtgaaccaacacataattatgaagcttcaaattatttccaatgttcAACGACTCAA
It contains:
- the LOC132187581 gene encoding transcription factor bHLH68-like isoform X4, with the protein product MMARNPNWWSMHPPSLFPQYALGSASLPLNPLADDQDPPQSWSQLLLGGLSAGDEDKFVMNHFQPKKLENWEDQILNPSPRVPIVDVIKQEVSQNSNFFGHGDEDFQPPRSACSQMMPVSSPRSCVTSFTNNNNNNNNNNIFDFSYNKVDARNQHPDQSSESSGTASGGVYKKAKLVSSSSQPPLKVRKEKLGDRITALHQLVSPFGKTDTASVLLEAIGYIRFLLGQIELLNESCLKRKGAPNQDTQEKPKELGSRGLCLVPVSCTQHVGNDINGADYWAPAYGSTSGF
- the LOC132187581 gene encoding transcription factor bHLH68-like isoform X3; translated protein: MMARNPNWWSMHPPSLFPQYALGSASLPLNPLADDQDPPQSWSQLLLGGLSAGDEDKFVMNHFQPKKLENWEDQILNPSPRVPIVDVIKQEVSQNSNFFGHGDEDFQPPRSACSQMMPVSSPRSCVTSFTNNNNNNNNNNIFDFSYNKVDARNQHPDQSSESSGTASGGVYKKAKLVSSSSQPPLKVRKEKLGDRITALHQLVSPFGKKDDKDELGCAGVSLLQTDTASVLLEAIGYIRFLLGQIELLNESCLKRKGAPNQDTQEKPKELGSRGLCLVPVSCTQHVGNDINGADYWAPAYGSTSGF
- the LOC132187581 gene encoding transcription factor bHLH68-like isoform X2, which encodes MMARNPNWWSMHPPSLFPQYALGSASLPLNPLADDQDPPQSWSQLLLGGLSAGDEDKFVMNHFQPKKLENWEDQILNPSPRVPIVDVIKQEVSQNSNFFGHGDEDFQPPRSACSQMMPVSSPRSCVTSFTNNNNNNNNNNIFDFSYNKVDARNQHPDQSSESSGTASGGVYKKAKLVSSSSQPPLKVRKEKLGDRITALHQLVSPFGKTDTASVLLEAIGYIRFLLGQIEALSSPYLGNESKNLRNQQSLLNESCLKRKGAPNQDTQEKPKELGSRGLCLVPVSCTQHVGNDINGADYWAPAYGSTSGF
- the LOC132187581 gene encoding transcription factor bHLH68-like isoform X1: MMARNPNWWSMHPPSLFPQYALGSASLPLNPLADDQDPPQSWSQLLLGGLSAGDEDKFVMNHFQPKKLENWEDQILNPSPRVPIVDVIKQEVSQNSNFFGHGDEDFQPPRSACSQMMPVSSPRSCVTSFTNNNNNNNNNNIFDFSYNKVDARNQHPDQSSESSGTASGGVYKKAKLVSSSSQPPLKVRKEKLGDRITALHQLVSPFGKKDDKDELGCAGVSLLQTDTASVLLEAIGYIRFLLGQIEALSSPYLGNESKNLRNQQSLLNESCLKRKGAPNQDTQEKPKELGSRGLCLVPVSCTQHVGNDINGADYWAPAYGSTSGF